GCCAGCGTCAGGGCCAATCCAGGGAAGGTGCTGATCCACCACGCGGTCGCCATGAAGTTCTTGCCGTCTGAGACCATCACGCCCCACTCCGGGGTGGGCGGCTGCGCGCCCAGCCCCAGGTAGCCCAGCGACGCACCGAGCAGGATGCCGAGGCTCATGTCGGTCATCAGGTACACGATGGCCGGCGTGACCGCGTTGGGCAGCAGGTGCCGCAGCAGGATGCGCGCCGGTGAGTACCCGAGCACCCGTCCAGCCTGCGCGTACTCGGCCTTCTTCTCGCTGATCACCTGGCCGCGCGTCAGGCGCCAGTACGACACCCACCCGACCGCGCTGACCGCGATGTACATGTTGGTCAGGCCTGGCCCCAGCACCGCCACGATGGCGATAACCAGCACCAGGAACGGGAAGACCACGACCAGATCCGCGATCCGCCCGACCAGCGCGTCGGCCCAGCGGCCCAGGTACCCGGTCAGCGCGCCCAGCAGCGTGCCGAAGATGAACGGGAAGAGGGTCGTGAACAGCGCGATCTGCAGGTCGATGCGGGTGCCGTGGATCACGCGGCTCAGCACGTCCCGACCGAAATTGTCCGTGCCGAAGAGGTGCCGCGCGCTGGGGCCCTGGAGGATGGCCTTGTAGTCGAAGTCGGTGGGGCTGTAGGGCGAGAGCGCTTTGGGGAACAGCGCCAGGGCCAGCAGCACGAGCAGCAGGGCCAGCCCGACCAGCAGGGTGGGTTTCGGCCACCGCCGGGTGCGGCTGGGCGTGGCGGTCGGCGCAGCAATGGTCGTCATGTCAGCTCCGCGCGCGGATCGAGGCGGGCGTGAACCAGGTCGGTCACCAGGAACACCAGCGACACCAGCACCGCGAAGGTCAGCGTCAGGCCCTGGATGACCGGATAGTCCCGGCCGAAGATGGCGTCCACCATCAGGCGGCCCACGCCGGGAATGGCGAACACCGTCTCGGTGATGACCGCTCCACCGATCAGCGCGCCGATGTTCAGGCCGAGCAGCGTGACGGTGGAGATCAGGGCGTTGCGCAGCACGTGCCGGGACAGGATCACGC
The DNA window shown above is from Deinococcus sp. KSM4-11 and carries:
- a CDS encoding ABC transporter permease, whose amino-acid sequence is MTTIAAPTATPSRTRRWPKPTLLVGLALLLVLLALALFPKALSPYSPTDFDYKAILQGPSARHLFGTDNFGRDVLSRVIHGTRIDLQIALFTTLFPFIFGTLLGALTGYLGRWADALVGRIADLVVVFPFLVLVIAIVAVLGPGLTNMYIAVSAVGWVSYWRLTRGQVISEKKAEYAQAGRVLGYSPARILLRHLLPNAVTPAIVYLMTDMSLGILLGASLGYLGLGAQPPTPEWGVMVSDGKNFMATAWWISTFPGLALTLAGVTFSLIGDGLADALRPRS